The following proteins come from a genomic window of Hoplias malabaricus isolate fHopMal1 chromosome 15, fHopMal1.hap1, whole genome shotgun sequence:
- the LOC136668016 gene encoding potassium channel subfamily K member 4: MRCSTLLAVLTAVLLYLVMGALVFNALEAPVEENEYKALVQKLENIRSDFLYSYACVSYESLQTFLENVTEPIAGGVDPKNHNSNFSSSWDLASAFFFSGTIITTIGYGNISPQTDWGKLFCICYALMGIPLFGFLLAGVGDHLGTGLRKAVAKIEMLFLKWKVSPTIVRVISALFSILLGLVLFVFLPTLIFQRVESWNLLESAYFVVITLTTVGFGDYVAGDSGAEGTDHWYKPLVWFWILLGLAYFASVLTMIGNWLRVLSKKTRAEMEELRAHATDWTQNIQNMSVDFHIPGKFDESFKRRRRKRRRGHRSHGTSQSASGAAPADGGKGENGHPESQSGSRSSVSYSTSSNASDSEESETGSDATETERIQDKVEKEEGQLPKIPKEPIISQPLDYFGENLAFIDESSDAVSGKLHLDPLMDTHKTRTTAQHKAKRRRPRKPAKKTPKTSPTTQEHKEPNGDILPPNNPPPPPPNP, encoded by the exons ATGCGCTGCTCCACGTTGCTGGCCGTTCTAACGGCCGTGTTATTATACCTGGTGATGGGGGCTCTGGTGTTCAATGCACTGGAGGCCCCTGTGGAGGAGAATGAATACAAGGCTCTGGTCCAAAAGCTGGAGAACATACGCAGTGATTTCCTCTACAGTTATGCCTGCGTGAGCTACGAGAGCCTGCAGACATTCCTAGAG AATGTTACAGAACCCATCGCGGGAGGGGTAGACCCCAAAAATCACAACAGTAATTTCAGCAGCAGCTGGGACCTGGCCAGTGCTTTCTTCTTCTCCGGAACCATCATCACTACCATTG GTTATGGGAACATCTCTCCACAGACAGACTGGGGCAAGCTGTTCTGTATCTGCTATGCTTTGATGGGAATCCCCTTGTTTGGATTCCTCCTGGCTGGTGTAGGTGACCATCTGGGCACTGGTCTTAGGAAAGCCGTCGCTAAGATAGAGATGCTTTTCCTG AAGTGGAAAGTGAGCCCCACTATTGTGCGTGTCATCTCAGCCCTGTTTTCTATCCTGTTGGGCCTTGTTCTCTTTGTCTTTTTGCCCACGCTGATTTTCCAAAGGGTGGAGAGTTGGAACCTGCTGGAATCTGCCTACTTTGTGGTTATCACCCTCACCACCGTGGGGTTTGGGGACTATGTGGCAG GTGATAGTGGGGCTGAGGGGACAGACCACTGGTACAAACCCCTGGTGTGGTTCTGGATCTTACTAGGTTTGGCTTACTTTGCCTCAGTCCTCACCATGATTGGGAACTGGCTACGGGTGCTGTCTAAAAAGACACGTGCTGAG ATGGAAGAGCTGAGAGCACATGCCACTGACTGGACCCAGAACATCCAGAACATGTCTGTGGATTTCCACATTCCTGGAAAATTTGATGAATCTTTCAAGCGGCGGAGGCGGAAGAGGCGCCGTGGCCACCGCAGTCACGGGACCAGCCAGAGTGCCTCAGGAGCAGCCCCAGCAGACGGTGGAAAAGGGGAAAACGGACATCCTGAAAGCCAGTCAGGATCCAGATCTTCAGTCTCATACTCAACATCATCCAACGCATCAGACTCTGAGGAATCCGAGACAGGGTCAGATGCAACTGAAACGGAACGGATTCAGGATAAAGTGGAGAAGGAAGAGGGTCAGCTTCCTAAAATCCCAAAAGAGCCCATAATCTCCCAACCCTTGGATTACTTTGGGGAAAATCTAGCCTTTATTGATGAGTCTTCAGATGCTGTTAGTGGAAAGCTTCACCTGGATCCTTTGATGGACACGCACAAAACCAGGACGACAGCGCAGCACAAGGCCAAGAGGAGACGCCCCAGAAAACCAGCAAAGAAAACACCAAAAACTAGCCCCACCACTCAGGAGCACAAAGAACCCAATGGAGACATTCTGCCACCtaacaaccccccaccccctccaccaAATCCTTAA